One Actinomycetota bacterium genomic region harbors:
- a CDS encoding DUF72 domain-containing protein, which yields MPGRLWLGTSGFAYPEWKGTFYPAGTKGDGMLRYYASRFPSVEINYTYRRDASEKMLARWAADTPEDFAFALKGHRRITDGWRLRPGDAGPLEHFLKTIEPLDARFGPVLLQSRLKADVEMLRKFLSLLPPERRFAFDFRHASWRADAVKEALAERGAAWCVADTDDHDAPFERTTEGFVYVRLRKSGYDDESLARWAKDIGAALEDGTDVYCYLKHEDGDGGRGVGWAQRLRDMLERPEATSAPPPAPGEPA from the coding sequence ATGCCGGGGCGCCTGTGGCTTGGGACGAGCGGGTTCGCGTACCCAGAATGGAAGGGCACGTTCTACCCCGCCGGCACCAAGGGCGACGGGATGCTCCGCTACTACGCGTCGCGTTTCCCGAGCGTCGAGATCAACTACACCTACCGGCGCGATGCGTCGGAGAAGATGCTCGCGAGATGGGCTGCCGACACACCGGAGGACTTCGCCTTCGCGCTGAAGGGCCACCGACGCATCACCGACGGGTGGCGGTTGAGGCCGGGCGACGCGGGACCGCTGGAGCACTTCCTCAAGACCATCGAGCCGCTCGATGCGCGCTTCGGGCCGGTCCTGCTCCAGTCCCGGCTCAAGGCCGACGTGGAGATGTTGCGCAAGTTCCTCTCACTCTTGCCGCCGGAACGCCGGTTCGCGTTCGATTTCCGACATGCGTCGTGGCGCGCAGACGCGGTCAAGGAGGCGCTCGCCGAGCGGGGAGCAGCCTGGTGCGTCGCCGACACGGACGATCACGACGCCCCGTTCGAGCGCACCACTGAGGGATTCGTGTACGTCCGGCTCCGCAAGTCCGGCTACGACGACGAGTCGCTCGCCCGGTGGGCCAAGGACATCGGCGCCGCGCTCGAGGATGGAACCGACGTCTACTGCTACCTCAAGCACGAAGACGGCGACGGCGGACGGGGCGTCGGATGGGCGCAGAGACTCCGGGATATGCTCGAGCGCCCCGAGGCTACGAGCGCGCCACCGCCTGCTCCCGGAGAACCCGCTTGA
- a CDS encoding gamma-glutamyl-gamma-aminobutyrate hydrolase family protein (Members of this family of hydrolases with an active site Cys residue belong to MEROPS family C26.) codes for MPRPIVGVTGGELTAERQQKQQPLRAALHAAGSVPILLRPDEGASALTRVHGLVLPGGGDIDPRRYGDDPRAELRDPDPEREGFEIEIAREAVATGVPVLGICLGLQVLVVALGGGLHQHVPDLARALPHEGDGVTHDVRLEPASRLARMIGAASLTTNSSHHQAPSDLPALLEPVGKTADGVIEAVEGPGFTVGVGWHPETTNDESGRRLLAAFVAAANDRSVSHPIRP; via the coding sequence ATGCCGCGACCGATCGTCGGCGTTACCGGCGGCGAGCTCACCGCCGAGCGTCAGCAGAAGCAACAGCCGCTCCGCGCTGCCTTGCACGCGGCCGGGAGCGTTCCCATCCTCTTGCGCCCCGACGAAGGCGCTTCAGCGTTAACGCGGGTGCACGGCTTGGTGCTTCCCGGAGGCGGGGACATCGACCCGCGACGCTACGGCGACGACCCTCGCGCCGAGCTCCGCGATCCCGATCCCGAGCGTGAGGGGTTCGAGATCGAGATCGCGCGCGAAGCGGTCGCGACCGGCGTGCCCGTGCTGGGGATCTGCCTCGGTCTGCAGGTGTTGGTCGTGGCGCTCGGCGGGGGGTTGCATCAGCACGTCCCCGATCTGGCTCGCGCGCTTCCACACGAGGGCGACGGCGTCACGCACGACGTCCGTCTCGAGCCGGCCAGTCGGCTCGCCCGTATGATCGGCGCCGCATCGCTGACGACCAACTCCAGCCACCATCAGGCTCCGTCGGATCTTCCGGCCCTCCTCGAGCCCGTCGGCAAGACCGCCGATGGCGTGATCGAGGCGGTCGAGGGTCCCGGATTCACCGTCGGGGTCGGCTGGCATCCCGAGACGACGAACGACGAGTCCGGCCGTCGCCTCCTCGCCGCCTTCGTGGCAGCCGCCAACGACCGTTCCGTCTCCCATCCCATCCGGCCATGA
- a CDS encoding MFS transporter — protein sequence MSAPAAIVPLRKGAARTSRTERPDPTASPRATRLAFQRFAGVHAASSAGDVLLAIALSGTLFFSVSAGQARSKVALYLLITMAPFSVLAPLVGPFIDRRRGGRRLTVLASCAGRAVICLLLAPHVDSLAIYPAAFIMLVLSKAYGIARSALVPSLAAGQGSLVAVNARVAKIAVLAGAVAALPGVLLLRIFDAGAVMQFAALVFAAGALLSLALPKPEGGAAEDEAADAAFTSEPIRRAAIAQAASRGLLGFLLFLLAFALKRQGVNSAGFGFVLGCAGIGSFVGAVVVPRMRRGGTEEWVIATGLMLGCGASLIAQSSFGLDLAAVLAGAVGVVSSATRLGFEALVQREAPEAVRGRAFARFETLFQLVWVVGAALPTVAPIGIRGGLISASVLYGLTALWFLVALGREGRARLG from the coding sequence GTGTCCGCTCCGGCTGCTATCGTCCCCCTTCGAAAGGGGGCGGCTCGAACGAGCAGAACGGAGCGGCCGGATCCCACAGCCTCCCCGCGGGCCACGCGGCTCGCCTTTCAGCGTTTCGCCGGCGTCCACGCCGCCTCGAGCGCCGGAGACGTCCTCCTCGCTATCGCACTGTCGGGCACGCTCTTCTTCTCGGTGTCTGCCGGTCAGGCGCGCTCGAAGGTCGCGCTCTACCTGCTCATCACGATGGCGCCCTTCTCCGTCTTGGCGCCCCTGGTTGGGCCGTTCATCGATCGCCGCCGCGGCGGCCGCCGCCTCACGGTCCTCGCGTCCTGCGCGGGCCGCGCAGTGATCTGCCTGCTCCTGGCTCCCCACGTCGACTCCCTCGCGATCTATCCGGCCGCGTTCATCATGCTCGTGCTCTCCAAGGCGTACGGCATCGCACGCAGCGCGCTGGTTCCGTCACTCGCCGCCGGACAGGGTTCGCTCGTTGCCGTCAACGCCCGCGTCGCCAAGATCGCCGTCCTCGCCGGCGCGGTCGCCGCTCTCCCCGGCGTGCTCCTGCTTCGGATCTTCGACGCCGGCGCCGTCATGCAGTTCGCCGCGCTCGTCTTCGCCGCGGGCGCGCTCCTCTCGCTCGCGCTGCCGAAGCCGGAAGGAGGGGCCGCCGAGGACGAGGCCGCCGACGCCGCCTTCACCTCTGAGCCGATCCGCCGCGCTGCGATCGCGCAGGCTGCGAGCCGCGGCCTCCTCGGCTTCCTCCTTTTCCTGCTCGCGTTCGCGCTCAAGCGCCAAGGGGTCAACTCCGCAGGGTTCGGATTCGTGCTCGGATGCGCCGGGATCGGCAGCTTCGTCGGAGCCGTCGTCGTGCCGCGCATGCGCCGTGGCGGGACCGAGGAGTGGGTGATCGCAACCGGGCTCATGCTCGGCTGCGGCGCGTCGCTCATCGCGCAATCCTCCTTCGGGCTCGATCTCGCGGCGGTGCTCGCCGGGGCGGTCGGCGTCGTGTCGAGCGCGACCCGTCTCGGTTTCGAGGCGCTCGTCCAACGGGAGGCACCCGAAGCGGTCCGGGGACGAGCCTTCGCCCGCTTCGAGACCCTCTTCCAGCTCGTGTGGGTCGTCGGGGCGGCGCTGCCGACGGTCGCGCCCATCGGTATCCGCGGCGGCCTGATCTCGGCCAGCGTCCTCTACGGCCTCACGGCGCTGTGGTTCCTGGTGGCGCTCGGCCGCGAAGGAAGGGCCCGACTCGGGTAA
- a CDS encoding long-chain fatty acid--CoA ligase yields the protein MNLASLTDYNLETYGEYEATVYDGRAYTNRELFEAGRRLSNALTGLGVKPGERVAVMLPNCPEVGISYGGILRLGGVVVPVLFLLATEELQHILADSEAQAIITSPEFVSKGLEAANACDPAPRVIVTGGAAEDALSFDELLAGASSDAPLVEREPSDAALFMYTSGTTGRPKGVVLTHGNMLHQAEAVHEISELDRTAMALAVMPLAHAGGLVGWVTGTKNGARSVLMRWFDPEAFCRNVQEYGVVVTTLVPTMAALLLNHPAIEDYDLSTLEQVAFGASPAPLELIRAFEHKTGAKVRMVYGLTEAAPIVTADRISSERREGSCGFAIPGVEVTIMDPDDKELPAGELGEICVRGPNVMAGYHNLPEETARTIRDGWLHTGDIGRLDEDGYLFIVDRVKDLIIRGGLNVYPHDVEEVLMQHPGVAEAAVVGIPDPTYGEEVEAFVVRRIGTDASEDEVLAYCREHLAKFKTPRRLTFLPDLPKNQVGKVLKRVLREQAVARS from the coding sequence ATGAATCTCGCCTCGCTCACCGACTACAACCTCGAGACCTACGGCGAGTACGAGGCGACGGTCTACGACGGCCGCGCCTACACCAACCGTGAGCTGTTCGAAGCGGGGCGGCGCCTGTCGAACGCGCTGACGGGCTTGGGCGTGAAGCCCGGCGAGCGCGTGGCGGTGATGCTGCCCAACTGTCCCGAGGTGGGCATCAGCTACGGCGGCATCCTGCGGCTCGGCGGGGTCGTCGTTCCCGTTCTCTTCCTGCTCGCGACCGAGGAGCTGCAGCACATCCTCGCCGACTCCGAGGCGCAGGCGATCATCACGAGCCCCGAGTTCGTTTCCAAGGGGCTCGAGGCCGCGAACGCCTGCGACCCCGCGCCGCGCGTGATCGTCACCGGCGGCGCCGCTGAGGACGCTCTGTCGTTCGACGAACTGCTCGCCGGCGCGTCGTCCGACGCGCCGCTCGTCGAGCGTGAGCCGTCCGATGCAGCGCTGTTCATGTACACCTCGGGCACCACCGGCCGGCCGAAAGGCGTGGTGCTGACCCACGGCAACATGCTTCACCAGGCCGAGGCCGTCCACGAGATCTCCGAGCTCGATCGGACCGCGATGGCGCTCGCGGTGATGCCGCTTGCACACGCGGGCGGCTTGGTCGGCTGGGTCACGGGGACCAAGAACGGCGCCCGGAGCGTTCTGATGCGTTGGTTCGACCCCGAAGCGTTCTGCCGCAACGTGCAGGAGTACGGCGTCGTCGTGACCACGTTGGTCCCGACGATGGCGGCGCTCCTGCTGAACCACCCGGCGATCGAGGACTACGACCTTTCCACGCTCGAGCAGGTCGCTTTCGGTGCGTCGCCGGCGCCCCTCGAGCTGATCCGCGCCTTCGAACACAAGACGGGGGCCAAGGTCCGCATGGTGTACGGCTTGACCGAGGCCGCGCCGATCGTGACCGCCGACCGCATCTCATCCGAGCGCAGGGAGGGCTCGTGCGGCTTCGCGATCCCCGGCGTCGAGGTCACGATCATGGATCCCGACGACAAAGAGCTACCCGCCGGTGAGCTGGGCGAGATCTGCGTGCGCGGACCGAACGTGATGGCGGGGTATCACAACCTCCCCGAGGAGACCGCGCGCACCATTCGGGACGGCTGGCTCCATACCGGCGACATCGGCCGCCTCGACGAAGACGGGTACCTGTTCATCGTCGATCGCGTGAAAGACCTCATCATCCGCGGCGGGCTGAACGTCTACCCGCACGACGTCGAGGAGGTCCTCATGCAGCATCCCGGCGTCGCCGAGGCCGCCGTCGTTGGGATCCCCGATCCGACCTACGGCGAGGAGGTCGAGGCGTTCGTGGTTCGCCGCATCGGCACCGACGCTTCTGAGGACGAGGTGCTCGCTTACTGCCGCGAGCACCTCGCCAAGTTCAAGACGCCCAGGCGCCTCACGTTCCTCCCTGACCTCCCCAAGAATCAGGTGGGCAAGGTGCTCAAGCGGGTTCTCCGGGAGCAGGCGGTGGCGCGCTCGTAG
- a CDS encoding alpha/beta fold hydrolase yields the protein MLERRIALRPDGLTLSGETLVPDDPSMICVLCHGIPGNAPRDPEDAGYAGFARTLADRGFATFWFDFRGVRGAPGEFSIAGWCTDLEAALDALDADAEIGGIPRVLVGSSAGGAVAIAVGARREDVLAVATFAAPASFTFGGLVSDPRKLVQTFRNTGIIHDPAFPSDLDAWWREFSEVAPEGVIGKLAPRPVLLAHGDSDEVIPYPHAERLFIAAGEPKELVRIPRGGHQLRRDPRAVEALCDWLENLPRSVA from the coding sequence GTGCTGGAGCGGCGGATCGCCCTGCGTCCTGATGGGCTGACGCTCTCCGGCGAGACGCTCGTCCCCGACGATCCGTCGATGATCTGCGTGCTGTGTCACGGCATCCCGGGGAACGCGCCCCGCGACCCAGAAGACGCCGGATACGCGGGCTTCGCGCGCACGCTCGCCGATCGCGGCTTCGCGACGTTCTGGTTCGACTTCCGAGGCGTACGTGGTGCGCCGGGTGAGTTCTCGATCGCCGGCTGGTGCACCGACCTCGAGGCGGCGCTCGACGCGCTCGACGCAGATGCAGAGATCGGCGGCATCCCGCGCGTTCTGGTCGGTTCCTCCGCGGGAGGTGCCGTTGCGATCGCCGTCGGCGCGCGACGCGAGGACGTTCTCGCGGTGGCGACCTTCGCGGCGCCGGCGTCGTTCACGTTCGGAGGACTGGTCTCCGATCCACGCAAGCTCGTGCAGACGTTCCGGAACACCGGGATCATTCACGACCCCGCCTTCCCCTCGGACCTCGACGCGTGGTGGCGGGAGTTCTCTGAGGTTGCGCCGGAGGGAGTCATCGGCAAGCTCGCGCCGAGGCCCGTACTGCTGGCACACGGCGACTCCGACGAGGTGATCCCCTACCCGCACGCCGAGCGACTGTTCATCGCCGCCGGCGAGCCGAAGGAGCTGGTTCGGATCCCGCGCGGTGGCCACCAGCTCCGTCGGGACCCGCGCGCCGTCGAGGCGCTCTGTGACTGGCTCGAGAACCTTCCCCGGTCTGTCGCGTAA
- a CDS encoding cyclic nucleotide-binding domain-containing protein — MARRERAASDKVEVLRGIKLFSGCSPSELARLAQLFDEGRRAAGTTLVQEGKPGAEFFVIVEGRAEATLRGQHLATLEPGDFFGEMSLLEVAPRAATVVAETDLSLLVLEPRGFASLLAVAPNVGMKMMRAMSERLRAMETTTAYAR, encoded by the coding sequence ATGGCGCGTCGAGAGCGAGCCGCTTCGGACAAGGTCGAAGTGCTACGAGGGATCAAGCTCTTCTCAGGCTGCAGCCCCAGCGAGCTGGCGAGACTCGCCCAGCTGTTCGACGAGGGCCGGCGAGCCGCCGGGACCACCCTGGTTCAGGAGGGCAAGCCCGGCGCCGAGTTCTTCGTGATCGTGGAAGGACGCGCCGAAGCGACGCTCCGCGGGCAGCACCTGGCGACCCTCGAGCCCGGCGACTTCTTCGGTGAGATGAGTCTGCTCGAGGTCGCGCCGCGAGCAGCGACGGTCGTCGCAGAGACAGACCTGTCGCTGCTCGTCCTCGAGCCGCGCGGTTTCGCGAGCCTGTTGGCCGTCGCACCGAACGTGGGCATGAAGATGATGCGCGCGATGTCGGAGCGTCTCCGCGCGATGGAGACCACGACCGCGTACGCCCGCTAG
- a CDS encoding cold shock domain-containing protein, with protein sequence MRGTVKWFSDEKGFGFISREGGDDVFVHFTGISGDGFRSLAEGQQVEFEISEGKKGPQATNVKPVA encoded by the coding sequence TTGCGCGGGACCGTCAAGTGGTTCAGCGACGAGAAGGGCTTCGGCTTTATCTCTCGGGAAGGTGGGGACGACGTCTTCGTCCACTTCACCGGCATCTCGGGTGATGGCTTCCGCTCGCTCGCTGAGGGCCAGCAGGTCGAGTTCGAGATCAGCGAGGGCAAGAAAGGCCCACAGGCCACGAACGTCAAGCCGGTTGCTTGA
- the ligD gene encoding non-homologous end-joining DNA ligase, translated as MAAARRPALKFPRELPVTKRGQHWYADLDGVEVRLSNWNKAYWPDEGYTKGDLLTAYYNLAPMILPHLRDRPLTLLRMPDGIAGPEFYEKQAPSHTPDWVPRARVTGLSRNRSIDFLMANNTASLLFVANLGCLEMHPLHSRAGRIDRPDYAFFDLDPFEPITFETVRRVAVMVKVALEKLGLRGYPKTSGATGMQVFVPLDGTHTYSEARAFVERVCRLINRTWPEGTTMEWEIAKRAGKVFLDYAMVSEGRNIGSVYSVRAKPGAPVSTPLKWDELEQDIEPRDFTIATVWNRYEQVGDLFAPVLDGGSKKGQNLNKAMDALGIDRSKLDAPADLRAEAPAEPLKEYKRKRDFAITSEPAGKPGTVEVDRPTFMIHKHHARRLHYDLRLERGGVLVSFAVPKGLPEEPGVRRLAVHVEDHPMEYGSFEGQIPKGEYGAGEVRIFDEGTYEPLEWTDKKITIRLYGERLDGEYHIVKTDEKNWLIFRSTRSGPLAAKPMPPVLQPMLATAGGKPFDDPKWTFEVKWDGVRTFAYLGGEKTRLVSRRGRDVNVQYPELVDMHGLLAGDNALVDGEIVVLSKDGRPSFERLQSRFTLAKPTERDLKANPVIFIAFDLLWLDGESLIDRPLEERTEALRRVLVPGPRVQNSVAIEREGKKLFAEVKRRGLEGVIAKRKGSRYVPGRRTKDWVKIKAVNRQGCVIIGWSAGEGRRDGSIGALLVGVYKDGKLIYAGHVGTGFTDRTLKTLSEKLRPLETKESPVPTPPKDEVDLRGVRWVRPELVCEVEYLEFTSQFRMRAASFKGLREDKAPEDCVYEG; from the coding sequence ATGGCAGCCGCCCGCCGACCCGCACTGAAGTTCCCGCGTGAGCTCCCCGTCACGAAGCGCGGGCAGCATTGGTACGCGGATCTCGACGGCGTCGAGGTGCGGCTCTCGAACTGGAACAAGGCGTATTGGCCCGACGAGGGCTACACGAAGGGCGACCTGCTCACCGCTTACTACAACCTGGCGCCGATGATCCTCCCCCACCTGCGCGACAGGCCGCTGACGCTGCTGCGGATGCCCGACGGGATCGCCGGGCCCGAGTTCTACGAGAAGCAGGCTCCCTCGCACACGCCGGACTGGGTCCCGCGGGCGCGCGTCACCGGCCTGTCGAGGAACCGATCGATCGACTTCCTGATGGCGAACAACACGGCGTCGCTGCTGTTCGTCGCGAACCTCGGATGCCTCGAGATGCATCCCCTTCACTCGCGAGCGGGCCGGATCGACCGGCCGGACTACGCGTTCTTCGATCTGGATCCGTTCGAGCCGATCACCTTCGAGACCGTGCGGCGCGTGGCGGTCATGGTGAAGGTCGCCCTGGAGAAGCTCGGGCTCCGGGGCTATCCGAAGACCTCGGGCGCGACGGGGATGCAGGTCTTCGTGCCGCTCGACGGGACGCATACCTATTCCGAGGCCCGCGCGTTCGTCGAGCGGGTCTGCCGGTTGATCAACCGGACCTGGCCCGAGGGCACCACGATGGAATGGGAGATCGCCAAGCGCGCCGGGAAGGTGTTCCTCGACTACGCCATGGTGTCGGAGGGACGCAACATCGGCTCGGTGTATTCGGTTCGCGCCAAGCCCGGCGCACCGGTTTCCACGCCGCTGAAGTGGGACGAGCTCGAGCAGGACATCGAGCCCCGTGACTTCACGATCGCGACGGTCTGGAACCGCTACGAGCAGGTGGGCGACCTGTTCGCCCCCGTGCTCGATGGGGGGTCGAAGAAGGGGCAGAACCTCAACAAGGCGATGGACGCGCTCGGTATCGACCGCTCGAAGCTCGACGCTCCGGCCGATCTGCGCGCCGAAGCACCGGCCGAGCCGCTCAAGGAGTACAAGAGGAAGCGCGATTTCGCGATCACATCCGAGCCGGCCGGCAAGCCCGGCACGGTGGAAGTCGACCGGCCGACGTTCATGATCCACAAGCACCACGCCCGGCGGCTCCATTACGACCTTCGGCTCGAGCGCGGCGGCGTGCTCGTGTCGTTCGCGGTACCCAAGGGGCTGCCCGAAGAGCCGGGCGTCCGCCGGCTCGCGGTCCACGTCGAGGATCATCCCATGGAATACGGCTCGTTCGAGGGGCAGATCCCGAAGGGCGAGTACGGCGCAGGCGAAGTGCGGATCTTCGACGAGGGCACCTACGAGCCGCTCGAGTGGACCGACAAGAAGATCACGATCCGGCTCTACGGCGAGCGGCTGGACGGCGAGTACCACATCGTCAAGACCGACGAGAAGAACTGGCTGATCTTCCGCTCCACACGGTCCGGCCCGCTCGCCGCGAAGCCGATGCCGCCCGTCCTGCAGCCGATGCTCGCCACCGCGGGCGGGAAGCCGTTCGACGACCCGAAGTGGACGTTCGAGGTGAAGTGGGACGGCGTGCGGACCTTCGCCTACCTCGGGGGTGAAAAGACTCGGCTCGTCTCGCGACGCGGCCGAGACGTCAACGTCCAATACCCGGAGCTGGTCGACATGCACGGGCTGCTCGCCGGGGACAACGCGCTCGTCGACGGTGAGATCGTGGTGCTCTCCAAGGATGGGCGGCCGTCGTTCGAGCGGCTGCAGAGCCGGTTCACGCTGGCGAAGCCGACGGAGCGTGACTTGAAGGCCAACCCGGTGATCTTCATCGCGTTCGACCTGCTGTGGCTCGACGGCGAGTCGCTGATCGACCGACCGCTCGAGGAGCGGACGGAGGCGCTGCGACGCGTCCTGGTGCCCGGGCCGCGCGTGCAGAACTCGGTCGCCATCGAGCGGGAAGGAAAGAAACTGTTCGCCGAAGTGAAGAGACGGGGCCTCGAAGGAGTCATCGCCAAGCGCAAAGGCTCGCGCTACGTCCCCGGCCGGCGCACCAAGGACTGGGTCAAGATCAAGGCGGTCAACCGGCAGGGCTGCGTGATCATCGGTTGGTCGGCGGGTGAGGGCCGGCGCGACGGCTCGATCGGCGCGCTGCTGGTCGGGGTGTACAAGGACGGGAAGCTGATCTACGCAGGGCACGTCGGCACCGGCTTCACCGACCGGACATTGAAGACGCTGTCCGAGAAGTTGCGGCCGCTCGAGACAAAGGAGTCGCCGGTCCCGACGCCGCCCAAGGACGAGGTCGACCTCCGCGGCGTGCGCTGGGTCCGGCCGGAGCTGGTCTGCGAGGTCGAGTACCTCGAGTTCACGTCGCAGTTCCGGATGCGGGCCGCCTCGTTCAAGGGCCTTCGCGAGGACAAGGCGCCCGAGGACTGCGTGTACGAAGGCTGA
- a CDS encoding Ku protein translates to MAKTIWKGAISFGLVTIPIRMYTATEEKSFKFNQLHEKDGGRIKYKRACSVCGEEVTWDEITKGFEYEKDHYVVLSEDEIARGVQSTRTIDILKFVPADEIDAIYWKNPYYLVPEQTGAKAYALLRKALGDEGYVAIAKVAFRDKEHLATLRLRDDVFVLETMYWPDEIRAAEFEEVQIDDEVRPQELKMARSLIENMTDHFDPDEFHDDYREKLEELVQAKIDGKEIAVVEEAGTATVVDLMEALKASVEQSAGKPEKAPKKKAAPKAGAAKKKKAATG, encoded by the coding sequence GTGGCGAAGACGATCTGGAAGGGCGCGATCTCCTTCGGACTCGTGACGATCCCCATCCGCATGTACACGGCGACCGAGGAGAAGAGCTTCAAATTCAATCAGCTCCACGAAAAAGACGGCGGGCGGATCAAGTACAAGCGGGCCTGCTCGGTGTGCGGCGAGGAGGTCACCTGGGACGAGATCACCAAAGGGTTCGAGTACGAGAAGGACCACTACGTCGTCCTGAGCGAGGATGAGATCGCGCGCGGCGTCCAATCCACGCGCACGATCGACATCTTGAAGTTCGTACCCGCCGATGAGATCGACGCGATCTACTGGAAGAACCCCTACTACCTGGTCCCCGAGCAGACCGGCGCGAAGGCGTACGCGCTGCTGCGAAAGGCGCTCGGCGACGAGGGCTACGTCGCGATCGCGAAGGTCGCGTTCCGGGACAAGGAGCATCTCGCGACGCTTCGTCTGCGCGACGACGTGTTCGTCCTCGAGACGATGTATTGGCCGGACGAGATCCGCGCCGCCGAATTCGAGGAGGTCCAGATCGACGACGAGGTGCGTCCCCAAGAGCTGAAGATGGCGCGCTCGCTGATCGAGAACATGACGGACCACTTCGACCCCGACGAGTTCCACGACGATTACCGCGAGAAGCTCGAGGAGCTCGTCCAGGCGAAGATCGACGGCAAAGAGATCGCCGTCGTGGAGGAGGCCGGCACGGCGACCGTCGTCGACCTCATGGAGGCCCTCAAGGCTTCGGTCGAGCAGAGCGCCGGCAAGCCCGAGAAGGCGCCGAAGAAGAAGGCCGCCCCCAAGGCCGGCGCCGCCAAGAAGAAGAAGGCCGCCACCGGATAA